In Bubalus kerabau isolate K-KA32 ecotype Philippines breed swamp buffalo chromosome 4, PCC_UOA_SB_1v2, whole genome shotgun sequence, one DNA window encodes the following:
- the LOC129651162 gene encoding somatotropin, with translation MMAAGPRTSLLLAFALLCLPWTQVVGAFPAMSLSSLFANAVLRAQHLHQLAADTFKEFERTYIPEGQRYSIQNTQVAFCFSETIPAPTGKNEAQQKSDLELLRISLLLIQSWLGPLQFLSRVFTNSLVFGTSDRVYEKLKDLEEGILALMRELEDGTPRAGQILKQTYDKFDTNMRSDDALLKNYGLLSCFRKDLHKTETYLRVMKCRRFGEASCAF, from the exons ATGATGGCTGCAG GCCCCCGGACCTCCCTGCTCCTGGCTTTCGCCCTGCTCTGCCTGCCCTGGACTCAGGTGGTGGGCGCCTTCCCAGCCATGTCCTTGTCCAGCCTGTTTGCCAACGCTGTGCTCCGGGCTCAGCACCTGCATCAGCTGGCTGCTGACACCTTCAAAGAGTTT GAACGCACCTACATCCCGGAGGGACAGAGATACTCCATCCAGAACACCCAGGTTGCCTTCTGCTTCTCCGAAACCATCCCGGCCCCCACAGGCAAGAACGAGGCCCAGCAGAAATCG GACTTGGAGCTGCTTCGCATCTCACTGCTCCTCATCCAGTCGTGGCTTGGGCCCCTGCAGTTCCTCagcagagtcttcaccaacagCTTGGTGTTTGGCACCTCGGACCGTGTCTATGAGAAGCTGAAGGACCTGGAGGAAGGCATCCTGGCCCTGATGCGG GAGCTGGAAGACGGCACCCCCCGGGCTGGGCAGATCCTCAAGCAGACCTATGACAAATTTGACACAAACATGCGCAGTGACGACGCGCTGCTCAAGAACTACGGTCTGCTCTCCTGCTTCCGGAAGGACCTGCACAAAACGGAGACGTACCTGCGGGTCATGAAGTGCCGCCGCTTCGGGGAGGCCAGCTGCGCCTTCTAG
- the LOC129648844 gene encoding intercellular adhesion molecule 5-like: MEMLLFGVWALLALIPDPGAAEERFEVSVWPDQALVKYGQSLTVNCSTTCPDPGPGGIETLLKKTQVGKGPQWKEFLLEDVTQNSILQCFFSCAGIQKDINLGITVYQPPEQVIVELQPAWVAVDEAFTVTCHVPSVTPLENLILTLLQDDQELQRKNFRSLAMASQRAEVTINVKAQREDDRCNFSCHAELDLNSHGGGLFHSNSALQVLRIFEFSQSPQIRVSSLLEVGMAETVSCEVARVFPAEEVMIHMFLGDQELSPFLFWEGDTIWANATVRAMKIGDQELSCLTSLGPVEQKTSQPVYVYSFPPPVLEIEEMYPLAGTEINVTCSGHILTSPSPTLRLQGAPHLPAPGEPAWLSLNASEEDDGRNLSCEASLEVQGQQLSKTTVIQLHVLYKPRFEESGCPGNQTWLEGMEQMLACVPKGNPTPVLICTWNGTVFDLEVPQKATQNHSRTYCCTATNQLGSVSKDVAVLVEGLDEGVSSTVLVIIIVALGVGVITVALYLNYRPCKVERRKLPYRQKEKNKEEESQFAVQQAEKHNEHNC; this comes from the exons GAGCCGCAGAAGAGCGATTTGAGGTTTCTGTTTGGCCAGATCAGGCCCTTGTAAAGTATGGACAGTCCCTTACGGTCAACTGCAGCACTACCTGTCCAGACCCAGGACCCGGTGGAATTGAAACCTTATTAAAGAAAACCCAGGTGGGCAAAGGGCCTCAGTGGAAGGAGTTTCTGCTGGAAGATGTCACACAGAATTCCATCCTGCAATGCTTCTTCTCTTGTGCAGGGATTCAAAAGGACATAAACCTTGGCATCACTGTGTACC AGCCACCAGAGCAGGTGATCGTGGAGCTGCAGCCTGCGTGGGTGGCCGTGGATGAAGCTTTCACGGTGACATGTCATGTGCCCAGTGTCACACCCCTGGAGAACCTCATCCTCACCCTTCTCCAGGATGACCAAGAACTACAGCGGAAGAATTTTAGGAGCTTAGCTATGGCTTCCCAGAGAGCTGAGGTCACCATCAATGTCAAAGCCCAACGGGAGGATGACAGGTGCAATTTCTCCTGCCATGCAGAACTGGACCTGAATTCACATGGTGGGGGGCTCTTTCACAGCAACTCAGCCCTCCAGGTACTCCGAATCTTTG AATTTTCTCAGAGCCCCCAAATCCGGGTCTCTTCACTTCTGGAGGTTGGGATGGCAGAAACGGTGAGCTGCGAGGTGGCTAGGGTGTTCCCAGCCGAAGAGGTAATGATCCACATGTTCCTTGGAGACCAGGAGCTTAGCCCCTTTCTCTTCTGGGAGGGAGACACAATATGGGCCAATGCCACCGTTCGGGCCATGAAGATTGGTGATCAGGAGCTGTCTTGCCTTACATCTCTGGGTCCAGTGGAACAGAAAACAAGCCAGCCAGTGTATGTCTATA GCTTCCCTCCACCAGTCCTGGAGATAGAAGAAATGTACCCATTGGCAGGGACAGAAATTAACGTGACCTGCTCGGGGCATATTTTAACATCCCCGAGCCCTACTCTGCGGCTTCAGGGAGCCCCACATCTTCCTGCGCCTGGGGAGCCTGCCTGGCTTTCACTTAATGCCAGTGAGGAAGATGATGGCCGGAATTTATCCTGTGAGGCCTCCTTGGAGGTTCAGGGTCAGCAGTTGAGCAAAACCACTGTGATCCAACTCCATGTCTTGT ACAAGCCACGATTTGAGGAATCTGGTTGCCCTGGCAACCAGACCTGGCTGGAAGGGATGGAGCAGATGCTTGCCTGTGTCCCAAAGGGAAACCCGACACCGGTCTTGATATGTACCTGGAATGGAACAGTCTTTGACCTTGAAGTGCCACAGAAGGCGACGCAGAACCACTCTAGAACCTACTGCTGCACAGCCACCAACCAGCTGGGCTCTGTCAGCAAAGATGTTGCGGTCCTTGTTGAAG GACTGGATGAAGGAGTCAGTTCTACCGTCTTGGTGATTATTATTGTCGCCCTTGGAGTGGGTGTGATCACCGTAGCACTGTATCTAAACTATCGGCCCTGCAAAGTGGAGAGGAGGAAATTGCCCtataggcagaaggagaagaacaaaGAAGAGGAAAGCCAGTTTGCTGTTCAACAAGCAGAAAAGCACAATGAACATAATTGTTAA